From the genome of Pseudomonas sp. WJP1:
TGATCAACAAGCACGGCGAGCGTTTCATGGAGCGTTATGCTCCGAACGCCAAGGACCTTGCCGGTCGTGACGTTGTGGCCCGTTCGATGGTTAAGGAAATCATCGCTGGCAACGGTTGCGGTCCGAATGGCGACCACGTGATGCTCAAACTCGACCACTTGGGCGAGGAAGTGCTGCACAGCCGTCTGCCAGGCATCTGCGAACTGTCGAAGACTTTCGCGCACGTTGACCCGGTTGTTGCTCCGGTTCCGGTTGTTCCGACCTGCCACTATATGATGGGCGGCGTTGCCACCAACATCCACGGCCAGGCGATCACCCAGGACGCCGAAGGCGTGGACACCATCATCCCGGGCCTGTTCGCTGTAGGCGAAGTGGCTTGCGTATCGGTTCACGGCGCCAACCGTCTGGGCGGCAACTCGCTGCTCGACCTGGTGGTCTTCGGCCGTGCTGCCGGCCTGCACCTGGAAAAGGCGCTGACCGACGGTATCGAATACGACGACGCCACCGAAGCCGACATCACCGCGGCCCTGTCGCGCCTTGCCGCTCTGAACGAGCGTACCGATGGCGAAGACGTGGCAACCCTGCGTCGCGAGCTGCAAAGCTGCATGCAGAACTACTTCGGTGTATTCCGTACCGGCGAATACATGCAGAAGGGTATTGCCCAGCTGGCCGATCTGCGCAAGCGCATCGCCAACGTGAAGATCAACGACAAGTCGCAGGCGTTCAACACTGCGCGTATCGAAGCTCTGGAACTGCAGAACCTGCTGGAAGTGGCCGAAGCCACCGCCATCGCTGCCGAAGTACGTAAAGAGTCCCGCGGTGCTCACGCCCGTGAAGACTTCGAAGATCGTGACGACGAAAACTGGCTGTGCCACACCCTGTACTTCCCGGGTGAGAAGCGCGTTGCCAAGCGTGCCGTGAACTTCTCGCCGAAGACTGTTCCGACTTTTGAACCTAAGATTCGGACTTATTAAGGGTGGCCGCCATGTTGCAAGTCAGTGTTTATCGTTACAACCCTGATCAGGACGCTGCGCCGTTCATGCAGGAATTCCAGGTCGATACCGGTGGTAAAGACCTGATGGTGCTGGACGTACTGGCCCTGATCAAAGAGCAGGACGAAGGTTTCTCCTATCGTCGCTCTTGCCGTGAAGGTGTTTGCGGTTCCGACGGCATGAACATCAACGGCAAAAACGGCCTGGCGTGCGTCACGCCGCTGTCTGCTGTCGTAAAAGGTAACAAGTTGATCGTTCGTCCTCTGCCAGGTTTGCCGGTTATCCGTGACCTGGTCGTCGATATGAGCATCTTCTACAAGCAATACGAAAAGGTTAAGCCTTACCTGCAGAACGACACGCCGGCTCCGGCCATCGAGCGTCTGCAGTCCCCTGAAGAGCGTGAAAAGCTCGACGGTCTGTACGAGTGCATCCTGTGCGCCTGCTGCTCGACCTCGTGCCCGTCCTTCTGGTGGAACCCGGACAAGTTCCTGGGTCCAGCTGCCCTGCTGCAAGCGTACCGCTTCCTGGCAGACAGCCGTGACACCAAGACGTCCGAGCGTCTGGCTTCGCTCGATGACCCGTTCAGCGTATTCCGCTGCCGCGGGATCATGAACTGCGTCAACGTATGTCCCAAAGGCCTGAACCCGACTAAGGCCATTGGTCACATCCGTAACATGCTGCTCTCCAGCGGCGTGTGATTCAGCTGCTGTACCCGTTGTACCCGTAGATGCTGCGGCGCAGGCTTCAACCGGCGCCGTAGTTTTAACCTGAGCAGCAGCTTAAAAGGCTGCGGCTCTTATTTTGAAGAAATGAGACAAGCAGGGGCATCCGGGCTGGTACCCGGACTATCAGTGTGATCCTAGTGGCTTGTTTTGGTCGCTGCATTCGGACTTCTGCAAGTTTGCTCGGTGTCGACACCGGTGGTGTTCCCCTAACCGAGGGTGACCAAGCATGCAAGAAAGCGTGATGCAGCGCATGTGGAACAGCGCCTACCTATCCGGTAGTAACGCTGCCTATGTGGAAGAGCTCTACGAGCTCTACCTGCACGACCCTAACGCTGTGCCAGAAGAGTGGCGCACCTACTTCCAGAAGTTGCCTGCTGACGGCAACTCTGCCACCGATGTTTCGCACTCCACAATTCGCGATCATTTCGTCTTGCTGGCAAAGAACCAGCGCCGCGCTCAACCGGTTTCCGCCGGCAGCGTGAGCAGTGAGCACGAGAAGAAGCAAGTTGAAGTGCTGCGATTGATCCAGGCCTACCGTATGCGTGGCCACCAGGCAGCCCAGCTTGACCCGCTGGGGCTGTGGCAGCGTCCTGCACCTGCAGACCTGTCGATCAATCATTACGGCTTGACCAATGCCGATCTTGATACGACCTTCCGTGCCGGCGACCTGTTCATCGGCAAAGAGGAAGCGAGCCTACGCGAAATTCACGAAGCGTTGCAGCAGACATATTGCCGCACCATCGGCGCTGAGTTTACGCACATCACCGATTCCGAGCAGCGCCAGTGGTTCCAGCAGCGTCTGGAAAGCGTGCGTGGCCGTCCGACGTACTCCGCCGACATCAAGAGCCACCTGCTCGAGCGCGTGACCGCCGGTGAGGGCCTGGAAAAATACCTGGGCACCAAATACCCGGGTACCAAGCGTTTCGGCCTGGAAGGCGGCGAGAGCCTGATTCCGATGCTCGACGAGCTGATCCAGCGTTCCGGTTCCTACGGCACCAAGGAAATCGTTATCGGCATGGCCCACCGTGGCCGTCTGAACGTGCTGGTCAACACCTTCGGCAAGAACCCGCGCGAGCTGTTCGACGAGTTCGAAGGCAAGAAGAAGGTCGAGCTGGGTTCCGGTGACGTTAAATACCACCAGGGCTTCTCGTCCAACGTGATGACCACCGGCGGTGAAGTTCACCTGGCCATGGCGTTCAACCCGTCCCACCTGGAAATCGTTTCCCCGGTGGTCGAGGGTTCGGTTCGCGCCCGTCAGGACCGTCGTAACGACCTGACCGGTGAGAAAGTCCTGCCGATCTCCATCCACGGTGACGCGGCATTCGCCGGGCAAGGCGTGGTGATGGAAACCTTCCAGATGTCGCAGACCCGCGGTTTCAAGACCGGCGGTACCGTGCACATCGTGATCAACAACCAGGTCGGTTTCACCATCAGCAACCCGCTGGACTCGCGTTCCACCGAGTACGCCACCGACGTCGCGAAGATGATCCAGGCGCCGATCCTCCATGTGAATGGTGATGATCCGGAAGCCGTGTTGTTCGTGACCCAGCTGGCCATCGACTACCGCATGCAGTTCAAGCGTGACGTGGTGATCGATCTGGTCTGCTACCGTCGTCGCGGCCACAACGAGGCCGACGAGCCAAGCGGCACCCAGCCAATCATGTATCAGCAGATCACCAAACAGCGCACCACTCGTGAGCTGTATGCCGATCGCCTGACCCAGGGCGGTGTGCTGGACGCAGAGCGTGTTCAGGCCAAGGTCGACGAATACCGCAACGCGCTGGACAACGGTCTGCACGTAGTGAAAAGCCTGGTCAAGGAGCCGAACAAAGAGTTGTTCGTGGACTGGCGTCCGTATCTGGGCCATGCCTGGACTGCGCGTCACGACACTCGCTTCGACCTGAAGACCTTGCAGGAACTGTCCGCCAAGCTGCTGGAAATCCCGGAAGGCTTCGTGGTTCAGCGCCAGGTTGCGAAGATCTACGAAGACCGTCAGAAGATGCAAGCCGGCGGCCTGCCGATCAACTGGGGTTACGCCGAAACCATGGCGTACGCGACCCTGGCGTTCGAAGGTCACCCGATCCGCATGACCGGCCAGGACATCGGCCGCGGTACGTTCTCGCACCGTCATGCCGTGTTGCACAACCAGAAGGACGCGGGCACCTACATCCCGTTGCAGAACCTGTACGACGGTCAGCCACGCTTCGACCTGTACGACTCGTTCCTGTCCGAAGAAGCGGTACTGGCGTTCGAGTACGGTTACTCGACCACCACGCCGAACGCACTGGTTATCTGGGAAGCCCAGTTCGGCGACTTCGCCAACGGCGCCCAGGTTGTAATCGACCAGTTCATCACCAGTGGCGAGCACAAGTGGGGCCGTCTGTGCGGTCTGACCATGCTGCTGCCGCACGGTTATGAAGGTCAGGGGCCGGAGCACTCCTCGGCTCGTCTGGAGCGTTACCTGCAGCTGTGCGCCGAGCACAACATCCAGGTGTGCATGCCGACGACGCCGGCACAGATCTACCACTTGCTGCGCCGTCAGGTGATCCGCCCGCTGCGCAAGCCACTGGTAGTCCTGACTCCGAAGTCGCTGTTGCGCCACAAGCTGGCCATCTCGACCCTGGAAGATCTGGCCGAAGGTTCGTTCCAGACCGTTATCCCGGAAATCGACGCCCAGGACCCGAAAAAGGTCGAGCGCGTTGTCCTGTGTAGCGGCAAGGTCTACTACGACCTGCTGGAAAAACGCCGTGCCGAAGGCCGTGACGATATCGCCATCGTGCGTATCGAGCAGCTGTACCCATTCCCTGAGGACGACTTGAAGGAAGTCCTGGCTCCTTACACCAACGCCAAAGCTGCCGTTTGGTGCCAGGAAGAGCCGATGAACCAGGGTGCGTGGTACTGCAGCCAACACCACATGCGTCGCAGCATCAGCAACCTCAACAAGTCTCTCGTACTTGAGTACGCGGGCCGTGAGGCTTCTGCTGCACCGGCATGCGGTTACGCATCGATGCACGCCGAACAGCAGGAAAAACTGCTGCAAGACGCCTTTACTGTTTAACGCCTTCGCGCACCTGAAACCGAATTTAAGGACCCACAGATAATGGCTATCGAAATCAAAGCCCCCACTTTCCCGGAATCGGTTGCCGATGGCACCGTTGCCACCTGGCACAAGCAACCGGGCGACGCGGTCAAGCGCGACGAACTGATCGTCGACATCGAAACCGATAAAGTCGTACTCGAAGTGTTGGCTACCGCTGATGGCGTGCTGGGCGCTATCGTCAAGAACGAAGGCGACACCGTTCTGTCCGACGAAGTCCTGGGCTCCATCGAAGCGGGCGGCGCTGCTGCCGCTCCAGCGGCTGCGGCACCTGCCGCCGCTGCCCAGGCTGCTGCCCCTGCCGCCGAAGGCGAAGACGATCCAGTCGCCGCTCCTGCTGCGCGCAAGCTGGCTGAAGAAAACGGCATCAACATCGCTTCCGTTGCCGGCACCGGCAAAGGCGGTCGCGTGACCAAGGAAGACGTGGTTGCAGCCGTTGCTGCCAAGAAAGCCGCTCCGGCTGCCGCGCCTGCCAAGGCTGCTGCACCTGCCGCTGCTGCTCCTGTATTCGCTGCCGGCGATCGCATCGAGAAGCGCGTACCGATGACCCGCGTGCGGGCCACCGTTGCCAAGCGTCTGGTCGAAGCCCAGTCGAACATGGCGATGCTGACCACTTTCAACGAAGTCGACATGACCGAAGTCATGGCCCTGCGTTCGAAGTACAAGGACCTGTTCGAGAAGTCCCACAACGGCGTACGCCTGGGCTTCATGTCGTTCTTCGTCAAGGCTGCTACCGAAGCGCTGAAACGCTTCCCGGCTGTCAACGCCTCGATCGACGGCGCCGACATCGTTTACCACGGCTACGCTGACGTCGGCGTTGCAGTTTCCAGCGATCGCGGCCTGGTTGTACCGGTTCTGCGTAACGCCGAACTGATGAGCCTGGCTGAAATCGAAGGCGGCATCGCCACCTTCGGCAAGAAAGCCCGCGACGGCAAACTGTCGATGGACGAAATGACCGGTGGTACCTTCACCATCACCAACGGCGGTACCTTCGGTTCGATGATGTCGACCCCGATCGTCAACCCGCCACAAGCAGCCATCCTGGGCATGCACAACATCATCCAGCGTCCTATGGCCATCAACGGTCAGGTCGTTATCCGTCCGATGATGTACCTGGCCCTGTCCTACGATCACCGTCTGATCGATGGCAAAGAAGCTGTGACTTTCCTGGTGACCATCAAGAACCTGCTGGAAGATCCGGCTCGTCTGTTGCTGGATATCTGATAGAAGCAGTCGCGAGCTGCAAGCCCAGGCTGTCGGAAAACCCGCAGCCTGGCTTGTCGCTTGCGGCTTCAAGCTTTTCGCTAAAGAGGATTTTTTGAATGTCGCAGAAATTTGACGTAGTAGTGATCGGTGCGGGCCCTGGCGGTTACGTTGCCGCCATCAAGGCCGCACAGCTGGGTCTTTCGACCGCCTGCATCGAGAAGTACACCGACAAGGATGACAAACTGGCTCTGGGCGGTACTTGCCTGAACGTCGGCTGCATTCCGTCCAAGGCGCTGCTGGACAGCTCCTGGAAGTACAAGGAAGCCAAAGAAGGTTTCGCGATCCACGGTATCAACCACGCTGGCGTGACCATGGACGTGCCAGCAATGGTCGGCCGTAAAGCCACCATCGTCAAAGGCCTGACCTCTGGCGTTGCGACCCTGTTCAAAGCCAACGGTGTGACCTCCATCCAGGGTCACGGCAAGCTGCTGGCCGGCAAGAAAGTCGAAGTCACCAAGCCTGACGGTTCGGTTGAAGTCATCGAAGCCGAAAACGTAATCCTGGCTCCAGGCTCGCGTCCGATCGACATTCCACCGGCTCCGGTCGACCAGAATGTGATCGTCGATTCCACCGGCGCCCTGGAATTCCAATCGGTACCAAAACGCCTGGGCGTGATCGGCGCTGGCGTGATCGGTCTGGAACTGGGTTCGGTCTGGTCGCGTCTGGGTGCTGAAGTGACTGTCCTGGAAGCCCTGGACACCTTCCTGATGGCCGCTGACGCCGCCGTTTCCAAGGAAGCGCTGAAAACCCTGACCAAACAGGGCCTGGACATCAAGCTGGGCGCTCGCGTAACCGGTTCCAAAGTGAACGGCGACGAAGTCGTGGTGAACTACACCGATGCCAACGGCGAACAGAACATCACTTTCGACAAGCTGATCGTAGCCGTTGGTCGCCGTCCGGTGACCACTGATCTGCTGGCTGCCGACTGCGGCGTGACCCTGGACGAGCGCGGTTTCGTGCACGTCGACGATCACTGCGCCACCACTGTACCGGGCGTCTACGCCATTGGTGACGTGGTTCGCGGCATGATGCTGGCGCACAAGGCGTCGGAAGAAGGCATCATGGTCGTCGAGCGCATCAAGGGCCACAAGGCCCAGATGAACTATGATTTGATCCCTTCGGTTATTTATACTCACCCGGAAATCGCGTGGGTTGGTAAAACCGAGCAGGCCTTGAAAGCTGAAGGCGTTGAAGTTAACGTCGGCACCTTCCCGTTTGCAGCCTCCGGCCGTGCCATGGCTGCCAACGACACCGGTGGTTTCGTCAAGGTCATCGCAGATGCCAAGACAGACCGCGTACTGGGCGTCCACGTGATTGGCCCAAGCGCTGCAGAACTGGTTCAGCAGGGCGCGATCGGTATGGAATTCGGCACCAGCGCTGAAGACCTGGGCATGATGGTTTTCTCCCATCCGACCCTGTCTGAAGCCTTGCACGAAGCTGCTTTGGCAGTGAATGGCGGCGCCATCCACATCGCCAACCGCAAGAAGCGTTAAGACAATAAGAAACCACGGCGGAATGGCCCGTCGTGAGCCTTGCATGCAAGACTCACCGCGGAATATCCGCTGGACGCAGTCTTGCATGGCCGTACCGGGTATCCGGAAAGGTCATGCAAGCAGCAGTCACAGGTGGTGCGGCACTTGAATGAGTGCAGCACCGAATGCGCAGTACCTAACGAAGACGGTAAAAAGCATGAATCTTCACGAGTATCAGGGTAAGCAGCTGTTCGCTGAATACGGCCTGCCAGTTTCTACTGGTTACGCGGTAGACACCCCGGAAGCAGCAGCAGAAGCTTGCGACAAAATCGGCGGCAGCGAGTGGGTTGTCAAAGCCCAGGTCCACGCCGGTGGTCGCGGTAAAGCGGGCGGCGTAAAGCTGGTTCGCAGCAAAGAAGACGCCAAGGCCTTCGCACAGCAGTGGCTGGGCAAGCGTCTGGTGACTTACCAGACTGACGCCAATGGCCAGCCAGTCACCAAGATCCTGGTTGAATCGTGCACTGATATCGCTAAAGAGCTGTACCTGGGCGCTGTCGTTGACCGTTCGAGCCGTCGCATCGTGTTCATGGCTTCCACCGAAGGTGGCGTGGACATCGAGAAAATCGCTCACGACACTCCAGAAAAAATTCTGAAAGCCACTATCGATCCACTGGTTGGCGCTCAGCCATTCCAGGGTCGCGAGCTGGCATTCCAGCTGGGTCTGGAAGGCAAGCAGGTTGCCCAGTTCGCCAAGATCTTCGTAGGTCTGGCCAAACTGTTCAAGGATCACGACCTGGCCCTGCTGGAAGTGAACCCGCTGGTGATCAAGGCTGACGGCGATCTGCACTGCCTGGACGCCAAGATCAACATCGACGCCAACGCCATGTACCGTCAGCCTAAGCTGAAGACTTTCCACGATCCGTCGCAAGACGATCCGCGCGAAGCGCACGCTGCCAAGTTCGAACTGAACTACGTAGCACTGGAAGGCAACATCGGTTGCATGGTCAACGGTGCTGGCCTGGCCATGGGTACCATGGACATCGTCAACCTGCATGGCGGCAAGCCAGCCAACTTCCTTGACGTGGGCGGCGGTGCTACCAAAGAACGCGTTACCGAAGCGTTCAAGATCATTCTGTCCGACACCAACGTCGCTGCAGTACTGGTTAACATCTTCGGCGGCATCGTTCGTTGCGAC
Proteins encoded in this window:
- the sdhA gene encoding succinate dehydrogenase flavoprotein subunit is translated as MANIPTISFDAIIIGGGGAGMRAALQLAQGGHKTAVITKVFPTRSHTVSAQGGITCAIASADPNDDWRWHMYDTVKGSDYIGDQDAIEYMCQEGPAAVFELDHMGLPFSRTETGRIYQRPFGGQSKDYGKGGQAARTCAASDRTGHALLHTLYQGNLKAGTTFLNEYYAVDLVKNQAGEFVGVIAICIETGETTYIRAKATVLATGGAGRIYASTTNALINTGDGVGMALRAGVPVQDIEMWQFHPTGIAGAGVLVTEGCRGEGGYLINKHGERFMERYAPNAKDLAGRDVVARSMVKEIIAGNGCGPNGDHVMLKLDHLGEEVLHSRLPGICELSKTFAHVDPVVAPVPVVPTCHYMMGGVATNIHGQAITQDAEGVDTIIPGLFAVGEVACVSVHGANRLGGNSLLDLVVFGRAAGLHLEKALTDGIEYDDATEADITAALSRLAALNERTDGEDVATLRRELQSCMQNYFGVFRTGEYMQKGIAQLADLRKRIANVKINDKSQAFNTARIEALELQNLLEVAEATAIAAEVRKESRGAHAREDFEDRDDENWLCHTLYFPGEKRVAKRAVNFSPKTVPTFEPKIRTY
- a CDS encoding succinate dehydrogenase iron-sulfur subunit; this encodes MLQVSVYRYNPDQDAAPFMQEFQVDTGGKDLMVLDVLALIKEQDEGFSYRRSCREGVCGSDGMNINGKNGLACVTPLSAVVKGNKLIVRPLPGLPVIRDLVVDMSIFYKQYEKVKPYLQNDTPAPAIERLQSPEEREKLDGLYECILCACCSTSCPSFWWNPDKFLGPAALLQAYRFLADSRDTKTSERLASLDDPFSVFRCRGIMNCVNVCPKGLNPTKAIGHIRNMLLSSGV
- a CDS encoding 2-oxoglutarate dehydrogenase E1 component, with amino-acid sequence MQESVMQRMWNSAYLSGSNAAYVEELYELYLHDPNAVPEEWRTYFQKLPADGNSATDVSHSTIRDHFVLLAKNQRRAQPVSAGSVSSEHEKKQVEVLRLIQAYRMRGHQAAQLDPLGLWQRPAPADLSINHYGLTNADLDTTFRAGDLFIGKEEASLREIHEALQQTYCRTIGAEFTHITDSEQRQWFQQRLESVRGRPTYSADIKSHLLERVTAGEGLEKYLGTKYPGTKRFGLEGGESLIPMLDELIQRSGSYGTKEIVIGMAHRGRLNVLVNTFGKNPRELFDEFEGKKKVELGSGDVKYHQGFSSNVMTTGGEVHLAMAFNPSHLEIVSPVVEGSVRARQDRRNDLTGEKVLPISIHGDAAFAGQGVVMETFQMSQTRGFKTGGTVHIVINNQVGFTISNPLDSRSTEYATDVAKMIQAPILHVNGDDPEAVLFVTQLAIDYRMQFKRDVVIDLVCYRRRGHNEADEPSGTQPIMYQQITKQRTTRELYADRLTQGGVLDAERVQAKVDEYRNALDNGLHVVKSLVKEPNKELFVDWRPYLGHAWTARHDTRFDLKTLQELSAKLLEIPEGFVVQRQVAKIYEDRQKMQAGGLPINWGYAETMAYATLAFEGHPIRMTGQDIGRGTFSHRHAVLHNQKDAGTYIPLQNLYDGQPRFDLYDSFLSEEAVLAFEYGYSTTTPNALVIWEAQFGDFANGAQVVIDQFITSGEHKWGRLCGLTMLLPHGYEGQGPEHSSARLERYLQLCAEHNIQVCMPTTPAQIYHLLRRQVIRPLRKPLVVLTPKSLLRHKLAISTLEDLAEGSFQTVIPEIDAQDPKKVERVVLCSGKVYYDLLEKRRAEGRDDIAIVRIEQLYPFPEDDLKEVLAPYTNAKAAVWCQEEPMNQGAWYCSQHHMRRSISNLNKSLVLEYAGREASAAPACGYASMHAEQQEKLLQDAFTV
- the odhB gene encoding 2-oxoglutarate dehydrogenase complex dihydrolipoyllysine-residue succinyltransferase, which codes for MAIEIKAPTFPESVADGTVATWHKQPGDAVKRDELIVDIETDKVVLEVLATADGVLGAIVKNEGDTVLSDEVLGSIEAGGAAAAPAAAAPAAAAQAAAPAAEGEDDPVAAPAARKLAEENGINIASVAGTGKGGRVTKEDVVAAVAAKKAAPAAAPAKAAAPAAAAPVFAAGDRIEKRVPMTRVRATVAKRLVEAQSNMAMLTTFNEVDMTEVMALRSKYKDLFEKSHNGVRLGFMSFFVKAATEALKRFPAVNASIDGADIVYHGYADVGVAVSSDRGLVVPVLRNAELMSLAEIEGGIATFGKKARDGKLSMDEMTGGTFTITNGGTFGSMMSTPIVNPPQAAILGMHNIIQRPMAINGQVVIRPMMYLALSYDHRLIDGKEAVTFLVTIKNLLEDPARLLLDI
- the lpdA gene encoding dihydrolipoyl dehydrogenase, producing MSQKFDVVVIGAGPGGYVAAIKAAQLGLSTACIEKYTDKDDKLALGGTCLNVGCIPSKALLDSSWKYKEAKEGFAIHGINHAGVTMDVPAMVGRKATIVKGLTSGVATLFKANGVTSIQGHGKLLAGKKVEVTKPDGSVEVIEAENVILAPGSRPIDIPPAPVDQNVIVDSTGALEFQSVPKRLGVIGAGVIGLELGSVWSRLGAEVTVLEALDTFLMAADAAVSKEALKTLTKQGLDIKLGARVTGSKVNGDEVVVNYTDANGEQNITFDKLIVAVGRRPVTTDLLAADCGVTLDERGFVHVDDHCATTVPGVYAIGDVVRGMMLAHKASEEGIMVVERIKGHKAQMNYDLIPSVIYTHPEIAWVGKTEQALKAEGVEVNVGTFPFAASGRAMAANDTGGFVKVIADAKTDRVLGVHVIGPSAAELVQQGAIGMEFGTSAEDLGMMVFSHPTLSEALHEAALAVNGGAIHIANRKKR
- the sucC gene encoding ADP-forming succinate--CoA ligase subunit beta, whose amino-acid sequence is MNLHEYQGKQLFAEYGLPVSTGYAVDTPEAAAEACDKIGGSEWVVKAQVHAGGRGKAGGVKLVRSKEDAKAFAQQWLGKRLVTYQTDANGQPVTKILVESCTDIAKELYLGAVVDRSSRRIVFMASTEGGVDIEKIAHDTPEKILKATIDPLVGAQPFQGRELAFQLGLEGKQVAQFAKIFVGLAKLFKDHDLALLEVNPLVIKADGDLHCLDAKINIDANAMYRQPKLKTFHDPSQDDPREAHAAKFELNYVALEGNIGCMVNGAGLAMGTMDIVNLHGGKPANFLDVGGGATKERVTEAFKIILSDTNVAAVLVNIFGGIVRCDMIAEGIIGAVKEVGVKIPVVVRLEGNNAELGAKVLAESGLNIIAATSLTDAAQQVVKAAEGK